The Penaeus chinensis breed Huanghai No. 1 chromosome 21, ASM1920278v2, whole genome shotgun sequence genome has a window encoding:
- the LOC125036540 gene encoding probable G-protein coupled receptor Mth-like 3 has translation MNMSPRLHLLTLVVAAVATSAGATQTTTQTESSNSRRSSSLVQEKTPLTPDTEALVEVPMCCGVDQVFSMSGMSCEPARTKPVVAFHHEDGSPVEYQFAFNVTVGFPNCTFYSLQPTIEPSDEFFLLPDGRLLVSAGDKNKLDKEKFCLLATEKEMEAIVCFPDSGRTSPEPTFHHVVYQTLYPIGMIISSIFLALTLFVYCLVVELRDLLGRCLMCAVASLCLAQISTVVVQLATHRLSMTECIFTAVMMQFWYMAAFFWLNVICFNVFLTVW, from the exons ATGAATATGTCACCTCGGCTCCACTTACTGACactggtggtggcggcggtggcgaCGTCAGCGGGCGCGACCCAGACCACGACGCAGACCGAAAGCAGCAACAGCAGAAGGTCCTCGAGCCTCGTGCAAGAGAAGACGCCCCTCACGCCCGACACCGAGGCCCTGGTGGAAGTCCCGATGTGCTGCGGCGTCGACCAGGTCTTCAGCATGTCCGGGATGAGCTGTGAGCCCGCGAGAACCAAGCCTGTGGTGGCGTTCCATCATGAG GACGGCAGCCCAGTGGAGTACCAATTTGCCTTCAACGTCACCGTAGGCTTCCCCAACTGTACCTTCTACAGTCTTCAGCCAACAATCGAGCCTTCGGACGAGTTCTTCCTGCTGCCAGATG GTCGGCTCCTGGTGTCGGCGGGAGACAAGAATAAGCTGGACAAGGAGAAATTCTGCCTCCTGGCCAccgagaaggagatggaggcgaTCGTGTGCTTTCCAGATAGTGGAAGAACTTCG CCCGAACCGACCTTCCACCACGTCGTGTACCAGACGCTGTACCCGATCGGCATGatcatctcctccatcttcctggCGCTGACGCTCTTCGTGTACTGCCTGGTGGTGGAGCTCAGGGACCTCCTCGGCCGCTGCCTCATGTGCGCCGTGGCCTCGCTGTGCCTGGCCCAGATCTCGACGGTGGTGGTGCAGCTGGCCACGCACAGGCTGTCCATGACGGAGTGTATCTTCACCG CCGTGATGATGCAATTCTGGTACATGGCCGCCTTCTTCTGGCTCAACGTCATCTgcttcaatgttttcctcaccGTCTGGTAA
- the LOC125036417 gene encoding uncharacterized protein LOC125036417, protein MTSQPDTRPRGFGDSRRERESARRKAKDRDVNEKEDDDDKERESGQENETLKNIPIDPNTSQIEHFIDPTIRQIRTPDRSAHFKDPTTRQIRTFQRSDHPTDPNISKIRTPDRSEHFRDPTTRQIRTFQRSEHPTDPNISEIRTPDRSEHFKDPNTRQIRTFRRSEHPTDPNISEIRTPDRSKHFKDPTTRQIRTFQRSDHPTDPNISEIRTPDRSEHFRDPNTRQIRTFQRSDHPTDPNISKIRPPDRSEHFRDPTTRQILTADEEPRSGSPNHPARPTSSARDAAGPGCQPQET, encoded by the exons ATGACCTCCCAGCCTGACACTCGTCCCCGCGGCTTCGGAGAttcgcgcagagagagagagtccgccCGGAGGAAAGCGAAGGACCGCGACGTAAATGAgaaggaagacgacgacgataaagagagagagtctggACAGGAGAATGA GACACTGAAGAACATCCCGATAGATCCGAACACCTCTCAGATCGAACACTTTATAGATCCGACCATCCGACAAATAAGAACTCCTGACAGATCCGCACATTTCAAAGATCCGACCACCCGACAGATCCGAACATTTCAGAGATCCGACCACCCGACAGATCCGAACATTTCAAAGATCCGAACACCCGACAGATCCGAACATTTCAGAGATCCGACCACCCGACAGATCCGAACATTTCAAAGATCCGAACACCCGACAGATCCGAACATTTCAGAGATCCGAACACCCGACAGATCCGAACATTTCAAAGATCCGAACACCCGACAGATCCGAACATTTCGGAGATCCGAACACCCGACAGATCCGAACATTTCAGAGATCCGAACACCCGACAGATCCAAACATTTCAAAGATCCGACCACCCGACAGATCCGAACATTTCAGAGATCTGACCACCCGACAGATCCGAACATTTCAGAGATCCGAACACCCGACAGATCCGAACATTTCAGAGATCCGAACACCCGACAGATCCGAACATTTCAAAGATCCGACCACCCGACAGATCCGAACATTTCAAAGATCCGACCACCCGACAGATCCGAACATTTCAGAGATCCGACCACCCGACAGATCCTCACCGCTGACGAAGAGCCCCGATCCGGAAGCCCTAATCACCCAGCGAGACCGACATCCAGCGCTCGCGACGCGGCAGGCCCCGGATGTCAGCCGCAAGAAACGTGA